One Alicyclobacillus acidoterrestris DNA window includes the following coding sequences:
- a CDS encoding M42 family metallopeptidase, protein MKQLLQELTGLLGPCGHEHAVARYIAQRIEKVADEVTVDGVGNVIATKRGALPGPTLLVSTHMDEVGFIVKKIEENGLIRFDKLGGHDDRILLAQRVRIGTENGVVPGVIGTISAHMTKFDDPDKVRRHAKLYIDVGASNRQEVEALGVQVGDPISWATELEPIGKTRIAGKAFDDRAGCAVLIQALEELDFSKVAGTVHAVFSVQEEVGLRGARVAAHQLPADVALAIDTTAVSDTGEEMMDDTLGLGRGPGIKVMDFSLIASVAVRKKLVSLAKTHDIPYQLEVFSGIGTDAGELSLGRAGVPTGVLSIPSRYAHSPVEVIDLKDLMYTKDLLVRFIEDFKSDTTFRFI, encoded by the coding sequence GTGAAACAATTGTTGCAGGAGTTGACGGGGCTATTGGGGCCGTGTGGGCATGAGCACGCAGTGGCGCGCTATATTGCTCAAAGGATTGAGAAGGTCGCTGATGAAGTGACCGTTGATGGCGTAGGAAACGTCATCGCGACAAAGCGGGGCGCGTTGCCTGGCCCGACGTTGCTGGTGTCGACGCACATGGATGAGGTTGGTTTCATTGTTAAGAAAATTGAGGAAAATGGATTGATCCGCTTTGATAAGCTGGGTGGGCACGATGACCGCATTTTGCTTGCGCAACGTGTGCGGATTGGGACGGAGAACGGTGTGGTGCCAGGGGTGATTGGTACGATATCGGCGCATATGACGAAGTTTGACGATCCCGACAAGGTACGCCGTCATGCGAAACTCTACATCGACGTTGGGGCGAGCAATCGGCAAGAGGTAGAAGCATTGGGTGTTCAGGTGGGGGATCCGATTTCGTGGGCGACGGAACTCGAACCCATCGGTAAGACGCGGATTGCCGGGAAGGCATTTGACGATAGGGCCGGATGTGCGGTGCTGATACAAGCCTTGGAGGAACTTGATTTTTCCAAGGTCGCAGGCACGGTACATGCAGTGTTTTCGGTTCAGGAAGAGGTGGGCCTGCGCGGTGCACGCGTCGCGGCGCATCAGTTGCCGGCGGACGTCGCGTTGGCGATTGACACGACGGCAGTCAGCGACACGGGTGAAGAGATGATGGATGATACGCTTGGACTTGGCCGGGGGCCGGGGATTAAGGTGATGGACTTCAGCCTGATTGCGAGCGTCGCTGTGCGCAAGAAACTCGTATCTCTTGCAAAAACACACGACATTCCGTATCAACTCGAGGTATTCAGCGGCATTGGTACGGATGCGGGGGAATTGTCCCTAGGGCGGGCTGGCGTTCCCACTGGGGTGTTGTCTATTCCGTCGCGTTATGCGCACTCTCCGGTGGAGGTCATCGATTTGAAGGACCTTATGTACACCAAGGATTTACTTGTGCGCTTTATTGAGGATTTCAAATCGGACACCACATTCCGATTCATTTGA
- a CDS encoding ABC transporter substrate-binding protein encodes MPKRYVLATAVAALVAVSSVAAGCGTSAASSNQVSASSSSSAAAAGKPSEGGSITLDAIQQVKDLDPARADDTQSMEVVEQLYDQLVTFNQDATKVEPMLAKSWDISKDGKTYTFHLRDDAKFWNGDAVTAQSFIDELQRVMTKSVGCPYVSYFDIIQGAQAYYDGKASSISGVRAPDKDTLVITLTRPEPFFLKLLGMPFISAVDASYIKQVGNDAFDANKAMGSGPFELASMNQSQVVLKKNPNYWRTDSAGNRLPYLDQVTLNVSENSQADAMRFEAGNTAWLGWNTNGIPTSAYPTFKSNPKYSQLMVQAPEPGVQYLGMNVKIAPFNNQKVRQALEYAINKKQILDIEGGRGTIANQPLPPSVDGNVKDLPSDVQYTYNPAKAKALLKEAGFPNGFKTTLYSSNDSDQLRIDTAVQSMLANVGIKVKISATTWGTFLTKNESGKTGLFWLAWMEAYPDASDFLYALFDSKQQPVDNSTLYSNPQVDGWLNQSQVEMNDATRTKLFQQATVQIMKDAPWVPVYYPMEDFAVQSWVHNFYINPVMMDPLENVWVDPAHA; translated from the coding sequence ATGCCGAAGAGATACGTGTTGGCGACAGCCGTTGCCGCGTTAGTCGCTGTTTCTTCCGTGGCTGCTGGATGTGGCACGAGTGCTGCGAGTTCGAACCAGGTAAGCGCGAGCAGTTCGAGTAGTGCTGCTGCGGCCGGGAAGCCGTCCGAGGGCGGATCCATCACGTTGGATGCTATCCAGCAGGTGAAAGATTTAGATCCGGCTCGCGCCGACGATACGCAGTCGATGGAAGTCGTGGAACAGTTATACGATCAATTGGTCACGTTTAATCAAGACGCGACGAAGGTTGAGCCGATGTTGGCGAAATCGTGGGATATTAGCAAGGATGGCAAGACGTACACGTTCCACCTGCGCGACGATGCAAAGTTCTGGAATGGGGATGCGGTCACCGCCCAGTCTTTTATCGATGAGTTGCAACGCGTCATGACAAAGAGTGTTGGCTGCCCCTACGTAAGTTACTTTGACATCATTCAGGGTGCGCAGGCGTATTACGACGGCAAGGCTTCGAGCATCAGCGGGGTTCGTGCACCGGACAAGGATACATTGGTGATAACATTGACCCGACCGGAGCCATTTTTCCTGAAGCTCTTGGGCATGCCGTTTATTTCGGCCGTGGACGCTTCCTACATCAAGCAGGTGGGCAACGATGCGTTTGACGCAAATAAGGCGATGGGGAGCGGCCCATTTGAACTTGCGTCGATGAATCAAAGCCAAGTTGTTTTGAAGAAAAATCCGAATTATTGGCGAACGGACAGTGCCGGTAATCGGTTGCCGTATCTCGATCAGGTAACATTGAACGTCAGCGAGAATTCGCAAGCGGATGCGATGCGTTTTGAAGCGGGGAACACTGCGTGGCTTGGCTGGAATACGAACGGGATTCCCACCTCCGCTTATCCGACGTTCAAATCGAATCCGAAGTATTCGCAGCTCATGGTGCAGGCGCCTGAACCTGGTGTTCAATACCTTGGGATGAACGTGAAAATTGCGCCCTTCAACAATCAAAAGGTGCGGCAGGCGCTGGAGTACGCGATTAACAAGAAGCAGATTCTCGATATTGAAGGTGGGCGTGGAACCATCGCAAACCAGCCACTTCCGCCCAGTGTTGATGGAAACGTGAAGGATTTGCCGAGTGACGTTCAGTACACGTACAATCCGGCAAAGGCAAAAGCGCTCTTGAAAGAAGCTGGCTTTCCAAACGGTTTCAAGACGACCCTCTACTCTAGTAACGACTCGGACCAGTTGCGCATCGACACGGCCGTTCAAAGCATGCTTGCGAACGTTGGCATCAAAGTGAAAATCAGCGCAACGACGTGGGGCACGTTCCTGACCAAGAACGAGAGTGGCAAAACAGGCCTGTTCTGGTTAGCGTGGATGGAGGCATATCCGGATGCGTCCGACTTCCTGTACGCGCTGTTTGACAGTAAACAGCAGCCCGTGGACAACTCGACGCTCTACTCGAACCCGCAGGTGGATGGCTGGTTGAATCAATCGCAGGTAGAGATGAATGATGCCACGCGGACAAAGCTATTCCAACAGGCGACTGTGCAGATTATGAAGGATGCGCCATGGGTTCCGGTGTATTACCCGATGGAAGATTTCGCGGTGCAATCCTGGGTCCACAATTTCTACATCAACCCTGTGATGATGGATCCACTGGAGAACGTCTGGGTCGATCCCGCCCACGCCTAA
- a CDS encoding nuclease-related domain-containing protein, translating to MLLKPVDDPSNRIRDLEQLLTCAEGDHKRIEEELRMVRAGVKGEEETSYLINFYYEKSNKMAVIHDLRLVIDGRVAQIDHLLIHRTLDVFVLETKHFHAGLKITENGEFLRWNRYKKAYEGMSSPLAQNERHIEVLKDAFHRIDMPKRFGIRMSPNFHSYVLVSPNTRIDRPKNFDTSHIIKAEALEQTIRQKYEKAGFMETIGSASRIVSAETMREIGLRLVSLHQPAEINYKAKFGIKTKNKVISKPVCRKCGADDLFIQYGRFGYYFKCNTCQGNTPIKIGCGHPGHKERIRKDKRNFYRECADCQTSQLYFVNPS from the coding sequence GAAGAAGAACTCCGTATGGTGCGGGCAGGGGTTAAGGGCGAGGAAGAAACCTCCTACTTAATCAATTTTTACTACGAAAAGTCCAATAAAATGGCCGTCATTCACGATCTCCGACTTGTCATTGATGGCCGGGTCGCGCAAATTGACCACCTGTTGATCCATCGTACATTGGACGTTTTCGTTTTGGAGACAAAGCACTTTCATGCCGGTCTTAAAATCACAGAAAATGGTGAGTTTCTACGATGGAACAGGTATAAAAAGGCGTATGAAGGTATGAGCTCACCATTGGCCCAAAATGAGCGTCATATTGAAGTTCTAAAAGACGCTTTCCATCGTATTGATATGCCTAAACGGTTCGGGATTCGCATGTCTCCTAATTTTCATTCCTATGTTCTTGTGTCCCCTAATACGCGTATAGATAGACCGAAGAATTTTGACACGAGTCACATCATTAAAGCTGAAGCCCTTGAGCAAACTATTCGACAGAAATATGAAAAAGCAGGATTTATGGAGACGATAGGTTCAGCATCGAGAATTGTCTCAGCAGAAACAATGAGGGAAATCGGGTTACGCTTGGTGTCTCTACATCAGCCAGCTGAAATAAACTACAAAGCGAAATTTGGAATAAAAACCAAAAACAAAGTTATCTCCAAGCCTGTATGTCGAAAGTGTGGTGCCGACGATCTTTTTATCCAGTACGGCAGATTTGGATACTACTTCAAATGCAATACGTGCCAAGGAAACACACCTATCAAAATTGGATGCGGACACCCAGGACACAAGGAGCGCATTCGTAAAGACAAGCGTAACTTCTATCGTGAATGTGCCGATTGCCAAACGAGCCAACTGTATTTCGTAAATCCATCGTAA